One segment of Armatimonadota bacterium DNA contains the following:
- the aroB gene encoding 3-dehydroquinate synthase, translating to MRSIALIGFMGSGKTSVGRELARRLGWSFVDTDELVELRAGRSISEIFVQDGEATFRALEREAVREAARMHPAVIACGGGVPMDPANVLELRRTCRLVLLEADLPTVLARVGGSANRPLLQGDPAGRAQQLLRERTPRYREVADLVVDTSDLSVSAAAERILEGIAELECRTVEVVLPHHRYSVHVGEGILPLVALDLLRVGVRRAALLTHPSLWRRYGERLAAALGAWGIEPSPILVPPGERSKTLAAARRVYEAMAASRLDRTSGVLALGGGVVGDLGGFVAATYMRGIPLFLLPTTLLAQVDASVGGKTALNLTARNLIGVFWQPAAVVSDVATLHSLPARELRAGLAEAIKHAAIADEGLFAWLEERLPEILRREPGVLTDLVARNVAIKARFVVADERETDGAREALNFGHTVAHALEAALDYRIPHGEAVAQGMVAEARLAVRMGLLGAGEAARLEALVARAGLPTRLPPLDPHDLLNRMGLDKKVRAGRLRFSLPERIGRVRTGVSVEPPLVLEILQESRR from the coding sequence ATGCGGAGCATTGCCCTCATCGGGTTCATGGGAAGCGGGAAGACCAGCGTGGGCCGGGAGCTGGCGCGACGGTTGGGATGGTCCTTTGTGGACACGGACGAACTCGTGGAGCTCCGAGCGGGACGCTCCATTTCCGAGATCTTCGTGCAGGACGGGGAGGCTACCTTCCGGGCCCTGGAGCGGGAGGCGGTGCGGGAGGCGGCTCGCATGCACCCCGCGGTCATCGCGTGCGGGGGTGGGGTTCCTATGGATCCCGCGAACGTTTTGGAGCTGCGTCGCACCTGCCGCCTTGTGCTCTTGGAGGCTGACCTCCCCACGGTCCTGGCGCGGGTGGGCGGTAGTGCGAACCGGCCGCTTCTGCAAGGGGATCCTGCGGGCCGCGCGCAACAGCTCCTGCGGGAGCGCACACCCCGCTACCGGGAGGTGGCAGACCTGGTGGTGGACACCTCGGACCTCTCCGTATCCGCGGCCGCGGAGCGCATCCTCGAGGGGATCGCGGAGCTCGAGTGCCGCACCGTGGAGGTGGTCCTCCCCCACCACCGATACTCCGTTCACGTAGGGGAGGGGATCCTCCCGCTCGTGGCCCTAGACCTGCTCCGGGTGGGAGTCCGCCGGGCAGCCCTCCTCACACACCCGTCCTTGTGGCGCCGCTACGGCGAAAGACTCGCCGCAGCCCTGGGGGCCTGGGGGATCGAGCCGTCCCCGATCCTCGTGCCCCCGGGGGAGCGCAGCAAGACCCTCGCGGCCGCGCGCCGGGTATACGAGGCCATGGCCGCCTCCCGCCTGGACCGTACTTCCGGTGTGCTGGCCCTGGGCGGGGGAGTGGTGGGGGATCTGGGAGGGTTTGTGGCCGCCACCTACATGCGCGGGATCCCCCTTTTCCTCCTCCCCACCACCCTGCTCGCGCAGGTGGATGCGAGCGTCGGCGGGAAAACCGCCCTCAACCTTACGGCCCGCAACCTCATCGGTGTCTTCTGGCAGCCCGCGGCGGTGGTCTCGGATGTGGCCACCCTGCACTCCCTGCCCGCTCGGGAGCTGCGGGCGGGACTTGCGGAGGCCATCAAGCACGCGGCCATCGCGGACGAGGGGCTCTTCGCGTGGCTGGAGGAGCGCCTGCCAGAGATCCTCCGCCGGGAGCCGGGGGTTCTCACCGACCTCGTGGCCCGCAACGTGGCCATCAAGGCCCGGTTCGTCGTGGCGGACGAGCGGGAGACGGACGGAGCCCGGGAGGCCCTGAACTTCGGGCACACGGTGGCCCATGCCCTCGAGGCCGCCCTGGACTACCGGATCCCCCACGGCGAGGCGGTGGCCCAGGGCATGGTAGCGGAAGCCCGGCTGGCCGTGCGGATGGGTTTGCTCGGGGCCGGGGAGGCGGCTCGGCTGGAAGCCCTCGTTGCACGGGCCGGCCTCCCAACCCGCCTTCCTCCCCTAGATCCCCACGACCTCCTGAACCGGATGGGCCTCGACAAGAAGGTGCGCGCGGGAAGGTTGCGTTTTTCGCTCCCGGAGCGCATCGGGAGGGTACGGACGGGCGTTTCCGTGGAGCCCCCACTCGTCCTGGAGATCCTTCAGGAGTCACGGCGATGA
- the aroQ gene encoding type II 3-dehydroquinate dehydratase codes for MKILVLSGPNLNLLGEREPQIYGTVTLAEIEAQVRRRAEELGVEVRFVQSNHEGELIDALHAARRDCAAVVLNPGAFAHTSLALRDAIAALSLPVVEVHLTNVYARASEPFRRRLVLAPVVRGLIIGFGPESYVLGLEAAVRLARGKEEVR; via the coding sequence ATGAAAATCCTCGTGCTCTCAGGACCGAACCTGAACCTGCTGGGTGAGCGGGAACCGCAGATCTACGGTACCGTTACCCTGGCGGAGATCGAGGCGCAGGTACGCAGGCGAGCGGAGGAGCTGGGGGTAGAAGTGCGGTTTGTGCAGTCCAACCACGAGGGGGAGCTCATCGATGCGCTGCACGCGGCCCGTCGGGACTGTGCGGCGGTGGTTCTGAACCCTGGGGCCTTCGCCCACACCTCCCTCGCCCTGCGGGACGCCATCGCGGCCCTATCCCTCCCTGTGGTGGAGGTGCATCTCACGAACGTCTACGCGCGGGCTTCGGAGCCCTTCCGGAGAAGGCTGGTGCTGGCACCCGTGGTCCGGGGCCTCATCATAGGGTTCGGGCCTGAGAGCTACGTCCTCGGACTGGAGGCCGCGGTGCGGCTTGCGCGGGGAAAGGAGGAAGTGCGGTGA
- the aroH gene encoding chorismate mutase, which produces MRGIRGAIRVEDNTAEAILEASRRLLQEMVRANAVEPEDVAAVIFTCTPDLNATFPAEAARDMGWNRVPLLCGQEMDVPGAMTRVLRVLMLVNTSLPQEEIVHVYLGEAEKLRPDLQSAQ; this is translated from the coding sequence GTGCGGGGAATCCGCGGAGCCATCCGGGTGGAGGACAACACCGCGGAGGCGATCCTCGAAGCCTCCCGTCGGCTGCTCCAGGAGATGGTCCGCGCCAACGCCGTGGAACCCGAGGACGTGGCCGCGGTGATCTTCACCTGCACCCCGGACCTCAACGCCACCTTTCCCGCGGAGGCCGCCCGCGACATGGGATGGAACCGGGTCCCGCTGCTCTGCGGCCAGGAGATGGACGTACCCGGGGCGATGACCCGGGTGCTCCGGGTGCTCATGCTGGTGAACACCTCCCTTCCTCAAGAGGAGATCGTGCACGTATACCTCGGGGAGGCCGAGAAGCTGCGGCCCGACCTCCAGAGTGCCCAGTAG
- the aroA gene encoding 3-phosphoshikimate 1-carboxyvinyltransferase: protein MPELVVRPACLRGRLRPPPDKSVSHRAALLGAVASGTTRARRFLVAADTLSTVRCLQALGVEAELNGDTLTVRGRGIRGFLPPQRVLDVGNSGTTLRLLCGLLAQHPFEATLDGDASIRRRPMDRVMRPLREMGAWFEAREDRFAPLRVRGGDLRPIRYALPVASAQVKSAILLAGLAAEGRTAVLEPQVCRDHTERLLRAMGVPVETVGREISLAGPAQPRALELTVPGDLSSAAFFLVAAAAQPGSELVVEDVGLNPTRTGVLEALRAMGAQLEAAVLREEGGEPVGCVVVRGAELHGAEIRGEIIPRLIDEIPALAVAAAAAEGETVIRDATELRVKESDRIRSLVLNLRAVGIEAEELPDGLVIRGGRIRGGVVESFGDHRIAMAFAVAGLLSEEGGIVRDSACIATSFPDFERTLGSLCGA, encoded by the coding sequence ATGCCCGAGCTCGTGGTACGCCCTGCCTGCCTGCGCGGCCGCCTCCGTCCACCCCCGGACAAGTCCGTCTCCCACCGGGCCGCCCTCCTGGGCGCCGTGGCCTCCGGCACCACCAGGGCCAGGAGGTTCCTGGTCGCCGCGGATACCTTATCCACTGTGCGCTGCCTGCAAGCGCTCGGCGTGGAAGCAGAGCTCAACGGCGACACCCTCACGGTGCGGGGCCGTGGGATTCGGGGGTTCCTGCCGCCTCAGCGCGTCCTGGACGTGGGCAACTCCGGCACCACCCTGCGCCTTCTGTGCGGGCTTCTGGCCCAGCACCCCTTTGAGGCCACCCTGGACGGGGATGCGTCCATCCGCCGCCGGCCCATGGATCGGGTCATGCGGCCTCTCCGGGAGATGGGCGCGTGGTTTGAGGCCCGCGAGGACCGGTTCGCGCCCCTGCGGGTGAGGGGCGGAGACCTGCGGCCCATCCGCTACGCCCTCCCCGTGGCGAGCGCCCAGGTCAAATCGGCAATCCTGCTCGCGGGCCTGGCCGCGGAGGGGAGGACCGCGGTACTTGAGCCCCAGGTCTGTCGGGATCACACGGAGCGTCTGCTGCGAGCTATGGGCGTGCCCGTGGAGACCGTTGGACGGGAGATCTCCCTGGCCGGACCCGCCCAACCCCGGGCCCTGGAGCTCACCGTTCCCGGGGATCTCTCCTCCGCCGCCTTCTTCCTGGTGGCGGCCGCGGCGCAGCCCGGTTCCGAGCTTGTGGTAGAGGACGTGGGCCTCAACCCTACCCGGACGGGAGTCCTCGAAGCCCTCCGCGCCATGGGAGCCCAATTGGAGGCCGCTGTCCTGCGGGAGGAGGGCGGGGAGCCCGTGGGGTGCGTGGTGGTGCGGGGCGCGGAGCTGCACGGGGCGGAGATCCGAGGGGAGATCATCCCCCGGCTCATCGACGAGATTCCAGCCCTCGCGGTGGCCGCCGCCGCGGCGGAAGGAGAGACGGTCATCCGGGATGCCACGGAGCTGCGGGTGAAGGAGTCCGACCGTATCCGCTCCCTCGTCTTGAACCTGCGGGCCGTAGGGATCGAAGCCGAGGAGCTTCCCGACGGCCTCGTCATCCGAGGAGGCCGGATCCGGGGAGGAGTGGTGGAATCCTTCGGGGACCATCGCATCGCCATGGCCTTTGCGGTGGCGGGCCTGCTGTCGGAGGAGGGGGGCATCGTTCGGGATTCCGCTTGCATCGCCACCAGCTTCCCGGACTTTGAGCGGACGTTGGGATCGCTATGTGGGGCGTGA
- a CDS encoding alpha/beta fold hydrolase → MWGVRESRIPAGGVPVRFLEAGSGPVVFLLHGADFGSAELTWRPTIPVLAEHFRVIAPDLPGHGHTPSLPGPPATEAYLRWFGSFMDALGIKRAALVGLSLGGAISLGFALQNPDRVGRLVLVASYGLMRRVPLHALAYRLVRLPPFLSLLARLRASPNPFLLRLGLRWIVSDPGAISPDLLREIREAMRTRGPRSLFYAWLATELDRKAVRTCYLDRLHELRPSTLLLHGDRDRLVPVGSAREAAHRIPHARLVVLTGCGHWVPRERPEEFHRELVAFLTQVESRTDAGASV, encoded by the coding sequence ATGTGGGGCGTGAGGGAAAGCCGCATCCCCGCCGGGGGCGTACCGGTCCGGTTCCTGGAGGCCGGCTCGGGGCCCGTGGTGTTCCTCCTCCACGGAGCGGACTTCGGGAGTGCCGAGCTCACCTGGCGGCCCACCATTCCGGTGCTGGCCGAACACTTCCGCGTCATCGCCCCAGACCTCCCCGGCCACGGCCACACCCCATCTCTTCCCGGTCCTCCCGCCACGGAGGCGTACCTCCGGTGGTTCGGGTCTTTCATGGACGCTCTGGGGATCAAACGGGCTGCCCTGGTAGGTCTCTCCTTGGGGGGTGCCATCTCCTTGGGATTCGCACTTCAAAACCCGGATCGGGTGGGCCGGTTGGTGCTGGTGGCCAGCTACGGCCTTATGCGCCGGGTGCCCCTGCACGCCCTCGCCTACCGCCTCGTACGCCTTCCCCCTTTCCTCTCCCTCCTCGCCCGCCTGCGCGCCTCCCCGAACCCGTTCCTGTTGCGTCTGGGCCTCCGGTGGATCGTATCCGATCCCGGAGCCATCTCCCCGGACCTGCTGCGGGAGATCCGGGAGGCGATGCGGACGCGGGGACCCCGGAGTCTCTTTTACGCGTGGCTCGCCACGGAGCTCGATCGAAAGGCTGTGCGCACCTGCTACCTCGACCGGCTGCACGAACTGCGCCCCTCCACCCTGCTTCTGCATGGAGACCGGGATCGTCTGGTACCGGTGGGATCCGCTCGGGAGGCCGCGCACCGGATCCCACACGCGCGCCTCGTGGTCCTTACCGGGTGCGGACACTGGGTACCCCGGGAGCGGCCGGAGGAATTCCACCGGGAGTTGGTGGCGTTCCTCACGCAGGTGGAGTCGCGCACCGATGCCGGAGCCTCTGTTTGA
- a CDS encoding DUF72 domain-containing protein, whose product MPEPLFEHPPAAYPLRLGRAEVYVGTCSWADPHFVREGDFYPPKVRHRPDLRLRYYASVFPTVELDATYYALLPPALARRYGEWTPPGFLLHTKAFGLFTGHGVDPRRLPPHIQSFLPPELLHRPRLVREEIPEEVETLCWEAFLEFLRVLQQAGRLGYVLFQFPRWATFSQKALTELEHIRAMLRDYRVAVEFRHRSWLVPPNRRKTLESLRALDFIYTVPDEPDLPWTVPPEVAVTSSWSVVRFHGRNAAAWSRRGATTLEVYDYCYAEEELRPWAYRARSLAQEVDRLFLMFNNHVRGSSVRNAQMLLRLLQEP is encoded by the coding sequence ATGCCGGAGCCTCTGTTTGAACATCCTCCCGCCGCCTACCCCCTGCGCCTGGGACGGGCGGAGGTGTATGTAGGCACCTGCTCGTGGGCCGATCCCCACTTCGTACGGGAAGGCGACTTCTACCCTCCTAAGGTGCGCCACAGGCCGGATCTCCGGCTGCGGTACTACGCCTCGGTCTTTCCCACCGTAGAGCTGGATGCCACCTACTACGCCCTCCTCCCTCCGGCCCTCGCCCGCCGCTATGGGGAGTGGACGCCCCCAGGGTTCTTGCTGCACACGAAGGCCTTCGGGCTGTTCACCGGCCACGGCGTGGATCCCCGGCGGCTTCCTCCCCACATCCAGTCCTTTCTCCCTCCAGAGCTCCTCCACAGGCCCCGCCTTGTGCGGGAGGAGATCCCGGAGGAGGTCGAGACCCTGTGCTGGGAGGCGTTTTTGGAGTTCCTGCGGGTCCTCCAGCAGGCGGGCCGGCTTGGATACGTGCTCTTCCAATTCCCCCGGTGGGCGACGTTTTCCCAAAAAGCCCTCACGGAGCTGGAGCACATCCGGGCCATGCTGAGGGACTACCGGGTGGCGGTGGAGTTCCGGCACCGCTCTTGGCTTGTGCCACCGAACCGCCGGAAGACCCTGGAGAGCCTGCGGGCCCTGGATTTCATCTACACCGTGCCCGACGAGCCCGACCTTCCCTGGACCGTCCCGCCGGAGGTGGCGGTGACTTCCAGTTGGTCCGTGGTACGGTTCCACGGTCGGAACGCCGCCGCCTGGAGCAGACGAGGGGCGACCACCCTGGAGGTCTACGACTACTGCTACGCCGAGGAGGAGCTGCGGCCGTGGGCCTACCGGGCCCGCTCCCTTGCCCAAGAGGTAGACCGGCTGTTCTTGATGTTCAACAACCACGTGCGCGGCAGTAGTGTCAGGAACGCCCAGATGCTCCTGCGGCTCCTGCAGGAGCCGTGA
- a CDS encoding threonine/serine dehydratase yields the protein MRTPLVRLWAWEFPLFLKLESLQVTGSFKPRGAFNHILRNREACAGGVITASSGNHGQAVAYAARELGVRCVVVLPEDVVPTKLRAIERLGAEVVRCGRTTAERIALALRLAQEQGLHYVPPFDDPDVIAGQGTVGLELLEQCPQVKRIYVPCGGGGLISGIAVAVKALNPEVRLIGVEPEGAACFFASRRAGSRVRLHRVETVADGLRAAEPGELPWGIASQLVDAFVTVPENEILSATRLLLLEGKVLAEPSGAVSVAAALLDTPQVPSVAVVSGGNIDPTLLTSLLAS from the coding sequence ATGCGCACACCGCTGGTGCGCCTGTGGGCGTGGGAGTTCCCGCTTTTCCTCAAGCTGGAATCCCTCCAGGTCACCGGCTCCTTCAAGCCGCGGGGTGCCTTCAACCACATCCTCCGGAATCGGGAGGCATGCGCAGGTGGGGTGATCACCGCCAGCAGCGGCAACCACGGGCAGGCGGTGGCGTACGCGGCCCGGGAGCTGGGAGTTCGATGCGTGGTGGTGCTTCCCGAGGACGTAGTACCCACCAAGCTCCGGGCCATTGAGCGGCTGGGGGCCGAGGTGGTCCGGTGCGGCCGCACCACCGCGGAGCGCATCGCGCTTGCCCTGCGGCTGGCTCAAGAGCAGGGCCTGCATTACGTCCCGCCCTTCGACGACCCCGACGTCATCGCGGGTCAGGGGACCGTCGGTCTGGAGCTCCTGGAGCAGTGTCCACAGGTGAAGAGGATCTACGTGCCGTGCGGGGGAGGCGGCCTCATCTCCGGGATCGCGGTGGCGGTGAAGGCCCTCAATCCCGAGGTACGACTGATCGGGGTGGAGCCCGAAGGAGCCGCCTGCTTTTTCGCCTCCAGGCGGGCGGGAAGCCGCGTGCGCTTACACCGGGTGGAGACCGTGGCGGACGGACTCCGGGCCGCAGAGCCCGGAGAGCTCCCCTGGGGGATCGCCTCCCAACTCGTGGACGCCTTCGTGACCGTGCCGGAAAACGAGATCCTCTCCGCCACCCGCCTCCTGCTCCTCGAAGGGAAGGTGCTGGCCGAACCCTCGGGTGCAGTCTCCGTGGCCGCGGCCCTCCTCGACACCCCTCAGGTCCCCTCCGTGGCCGTGGTGAGCGGCGGTAACATAGACCCTACCCTCCTTACTTCCCTCCTAGCCTCCTAG
- the lexA gene encoding transcriptional repressor LexA, translated as MKTLSRRQREALEFVTRCIRERGVVPSVREVAEHLGLRSPATAQRHLRALVEKGYLRRIPHRMRGLELLQPLGSEDVVHLPLVGRVAAGRGAVAEEVIEDFLPVPRNLGWQEGCFLLRVRGDSMVGAGIFDGDLVVVRRQQTALPGDLVVALVEEEATVKRLGVEDGRYLLRAENPAYPPIREPFRIVGKVVGLLRRYPEVRS; from the coding sequence ATGAAGACGCTTAGCCGACGCCAGCGGGAGGCTCTGGAGTTCGTGACCCGGTGCATCCGGGAGCGCGGAGTGGTTCCCTCGGTGCGGGAGGTGGCGGAGCACCTGGGTCTGCGCTCCCCGGCCACGGCCCAGCGCCACTTGCGCGCGCTTGTGGAGAAGGGCTACCTGCGCCGAATTCCCCACCGGATGCGGGGCCTGGAACTCCTGCAACCCCTGGGGAGCGAAGACGTGGTCCACCTGCCGCTCGTGGGCCGGGTGGCCGCGGGCCGGGGAGCCGTGGCGGAGGAGGTCATCGAGGACTTCCTCCCGGTCCCCAGAAACCTGGGCTGGCAGGAAGGATGCTTCCTCCTCCGGGTTCGGGGGGACAGCATGGTGGGCGCCGGGATCTTCGATGGGGATCTCGTGGTCGTACGCCGCCAGCAGACGGCCCTCCCGGGAGATCTGGTGGTGGCCCTCGTCGAGGAGGAGGCCACGGTGAAGCGGCTTGGGGTAGAAGATGGGCGCTACCTCCTCCGCGCGGAGAACCCCGCCTACCCACCTATCCGGGAACCGTTCCGGATCGTGGGGAAGGTGGTGGGACTGCTGCGCCGATATCCGGAGGTGCGGTCGTGA
- the cas6 gene encoding CRISPR-associated endoribonuclease Cas6, translating to MLRLHPEKPGERLPVHYNEYLQALIYTHLDQHLARALHEEGIPEGLRRLKLFTFSRLLGPCRVEGGWLEPKGTLRLVVASPMVPFLESFALHLVTNSILRLGPARFAVEAVEVEFQQPYQNPVLLRALSPVVVYSTLFTPDGRKKTYYYAPPEDEFERLVLSNLRRKVRAWTGEDIPEEAASFRPARVSARNQHIVLYKGTVIKGWSGVYELRAPEPYFRMALDAGLGSKNSQGFGCVEVWRPRSSGAPGYPHAIREKGVVQAKLSQEAYYE from the coding sequence ATGCTTCGTCTGCATCCGGAGAAGCCCGGTGAGCGGCTTCCTGTGCACTACAACGAGTACCTCCAGGCCCTGATCTACACCCACCTGGACCAGCACCTGGCCCGGGCCCTGCACGAGGAGGGAATCCCGGAGGGCCTTCGCCGCCTCAAGCTCTTCACCTTCTCCCGACTTCTGGGCCCCTGCCGGGTGGAGGGTGGCTGGCTGGAGCCCAAGGGCACCCTGCGCTTGGTGGTGGCCTCCCCCATGGTTCCGTTTCTGGAGTCCTTCGCCCTGCACCTCGTCACCAATAGCATCCTGCGGCTGGGCCCGGCCCGGTTTGCCGTGGAGGCCGTAGAGGTGGAGTTCCAACAGCCCTACCAGAACCCCGTGCTCCTACGGGCTTTGTCTCCTGTCGTGGTCTACAGCACCCTCTTCACCCCGGACGGCCGTAAAAAGACATACTACTACGCACCCCCGGAGGATGAATTCGAACGCTTAGTGCTGTCGAACCTCCGCCGCAAGGTCCGGGCCTGGACGGGCGAGGACATCCCGGAGGAGGCTGCCTCCTTCCGGCCCGCACGGGTGAGTGCCCGCAACCAGCATATCGTCCTGTACAAGGGTACGGTCATCAAGGGGTGGAGTGGGGTGTATGAGCTCCGTGCCCCCGAGCCCTACTTCCGCATGGCCCTCGACGCCGGATTGGGATCGAAGAACAGCCAGGGGTTCGGGTGTGTGGAGGTGTGGAGGCCCAGGAGTTCTGGTGCTCCCGGGTATCCCCACGCGATTAGGGAAAAGGGAGTAGTCCAAGCTAAATTGTCTCAGGAGGCTTACTATGAGTGA
- the cas3 gene encoding CRISPR-associated helicase Cas3': MMCEKYYTQLSGQSPAAHQKACWELLSQGKPVIVRAPTGSGKTEAVALPFLHFRKGVLPHRMIYALPLRSLANRLSERIESYAARSQQGSLRVRLQHGESPESVLFTADIVVATIDQVVTSYACSPLTLPVRHGNIPAGAVMSSFLVFDEVHLFDPELGLQATRLICERLNRLGLLYAVLSATLPDSVLEFWHDQLGAEVVEAYSEFVQREVPIEWKASLLTPDEVIKALGEAGRILVVCNTVDKAIEVYQQVSSAAKQQGYECNVLHSRFLPEGRRRKEDWIEQHFGKNSSENTKALLIATQVVEVGLDISADLLLTEVATIDALIQRAGRVARWGGNGKVWVYDVEHAAPYRQELVNQSKELLQKESGAALDWTRVKCWVNQVLNDSYRTILRESNAYKQVVAQLSRAAFEGSRSQAEAAIRDINTVEVTLHSNPSRLGRDVLRLPTLSVHIGTAKKWAQEAHQAKSQVWRIEIDRSPSDAHVTVKMEAIQKADDIFIGDRLVFPPSLLAYSDDLGLRWDRGGQDFPVGGDSEREELHGTLSRESWIEHNVRVAQTIDQVLKDEYHAVSALARLLGVSEDTVKQAVKLAALLHDLGKLNQEWQEKAGVTPSAGPEDLLAHSDGRDYVQFPPHATVSAYALWPALVEVDGGTLPGLLAKAVCFAIAHHHSVRAKEVPSYEFHRRWEEAVSEALRQYGLSGSVNVGCILSCQPSPTNLREKFPPLENEKLYTAYVLLSRWLRLADRIATGGPDAVLHYENWFGCF, from the coding sequence ATGATGTGCGAGAAGTATTACACGCAGCTTTCGGGACAAAGTCCGGCCGCGCATCAAAAGGCCTGCTGGGAACTCCTATCTCAAGGCAAGCCCGTTATTGTGCGAGCCCCAACTGGCTCGGGAAAAACCGAGGCGGTGGCATTGCCATTTTTGCATTTTCGGAAAGGTGTTTTGCCTCATCGCATGATTTATGCTTTGCCTTTACGTTCCCTTGCCAACCGGCTTTCGGAGAGGATAGAGAGCTACGCTGCCCGATCTCAGCAAGGTTCTCTACGAGTGCGTCTCCAGCATGGCGAGTCCCCCGAATCGGTTTTGTTCACCGCCGATATTGTTGTAGCCACCATTGATCAAGTGGTTACCTCCTATGCCTGTTCTCCTCTCACCTTGCCCGTACGCCACGGGAATATTCCTGCGGGTGCCGTCATGAGTTCCTTTCTGGTTTTTGACGAGGTGCATCTTTTTGACCCCGAGCTCGGGCTTCAGGCTACCCGGCTGATCTGCGAGCGGTTGAATCGGTTAGGATTGCTCTATGCAGTGCTTTCGGCGACCCTGCCAGACTCGGTACTAGAATTCTGGCACGACCAGTTGGGTGCCGAAGTCGTGGAAGCCTACAGTGAGTTTGTCCAGCGCGAGGTACCTATAGAATGGAAAGCCTCCCTTCTTACCCCGGATGAGGTGATAAAAGCCCTGGGAGAGGCTGGGCGAATACTTGTTGTTTGTAACACCGTAGACAAAGCCATAGAGGTCTATCAGCAGGTTTCAAGCGCAGCGAAACAACAAGGATACGAGTGTAACGTGCTTCACTCCAGATTTTTGCCTGAAGGCCGAAGGAGAAAAGAAGATTGGATTGAACAGCATTTCGGCAAGAATAGCTCCGAAAACACAAAGGCGCTCCTTATTGCCACACAGGTGGTGGAAGTCGGCCTGGATATTTCCGCAGACCTGCTCCTGACAGAAGTGGCTACCATAGATGCGCTGATTCAGCGTGCGGGACGCGTAGCCCGATGGGGCGGCAACGGTAAGGTCTGGGTTTACGATGTGGAGCATGCCGCTCCTTATCGGCAAGAGCTCGTAAACCAGTCAAAAGAGCTTCTTCAGAAAGAATCAGGAGCTGCCTTAGACTGGACGAGAGTGAAGTGCTGGGTCAATCAAGTCCTCAACGATTCCTACCGCACGATTCTCCGTGAAAGCAACGCCTACAAGCAGGTAGTAGCTCAGCTCAGCCGTGCGGCCTTTGAGGGGAGCCGGAGCCAAGCAGAGGCTGCCATACGAGATATCAACACCGTGGAAGTGACCCTTCATAGCAATCCCTCACGTTTAGGACGGGACGTGCTACGCTTGCCGACTCTCAGTGTGCACATCGGCACGGCCAAGAAGTGGGCGCAAGAAGCACATCAAGCCAAGTCTCAAGTGTGGCGGATAGAAATAGATCGCAGCCCGTCCGATGCCCACGTGACAGTGAAAATGGAAGCTATCCAGAAGGCGGATGACATCTTTATTGGGGACCGCTTGGTCTTTCCTCCTTCGCTGCTTGCATATTCGGACGATTTAGGTCTGCGGTGGGATAGAGGCGGCCAAGATTTTCCAGTAGGGGGCGATTCAGAACGAGAAGAGTTGCACGGAACTCTTTCGCGGGAGAGCTGGATTGAACACAATGTGCGGGTAGCCCAAACGATAGACCAGGTGTTAAAGGATGAATACCACGCTGTTTCCGCTCTAGCTCGGTTGTTGGGGGTATCCGAGGACACGGTGAAACAGGCAGTAAAACTTGCAGCACTCCTACACGACTTGGGTAAGCTGAATCAAGAGTGGCAAGAGAAAGCAGGAGTGACGCCTTCAGCAGGTCCGGAGGATTTGTTGGCCCACTCAGATGGGCGTGATTACGTTCAGTTCCCCCCGCATGCCACGGTCAGTGCCTATGCGCTCTGGCCTGCATTAGTAGAAGTAGATGGTGGCACATTGCCCGGATTGCTGGCAAAAGCGGTTTGTTTTGCTATCGCCCATCATCACTCTGTGCGGGCTAAAGAGGTACCGAGCTACGAATTCCATCGGCGGTGGGAAGAAGCGGTCAGTGAAGCTTTGCGCCAATACGGATTAAGCGGCAGTGTTAATGTGGGCTGCATTCTTTCATGCCAGCCGAGCCCGACTAATCTGCGAGAAAAGTTTCCCCCTCTGGAGAATGAGAAGTTGTACACGGCTTATGTGCTACTTTCGCGTTGGCTCCGACTGGCTGATCGCATCGCAACAGGAGGACCCGATGCCGTACTACATTACGAAAACTGGTTTGGATGCTTTTGA